The Halovivax ruber XH-70 genome includes the window TTCGGCGACGAACCGGTCGACATGGTGCCGATCGCTCGTCGAACGCTTCGCGAGCGATTCGGCGTCGATCCCGGTGTCCGGCGGATAGAGCCGGTCGACTACTATGCAGACCTTGTGGCTCCCGCCGGGTTCGACGAGCCGACGTACTATCCCGCCACGGAGTTACTGGACCCGACGAAAGAGGCGAGCGAAGCCGATCGGGAGATCGGCCTGGTTGCCGACCCGCTCATCCTGGACGAACAGCCCAGAATCTTCGGGGTCGCACTCGTCGGCGAGTCACCGGCCGTGATTACGAGCGATCCACTGACTGACGGCGGCGATCGATTCGAAACGCGGGTCGAAAAGCAGGTGACGAAGCAACTCGGCCATCTTTTCGGCATCGAGACGACGCACGCAGGGTGTGTCTTCGAAGAGACGCCGACGCTCTATGACCTAGACGAGTCACCGCCGACGTTCTGTGAATCGTGTCACGCTCGGCTCACGGATCCCACGACCAGTCCGAAGCCAGCCGACTGGTTCGTCAGGGACACCCGCGTATACCGCGAGGTCACGGGGGACGATTCCCGCGACGGGCCTGCGAAGGGAGTCGAGGAACCGGTTGCTATCCGGGACGAGAAATCGGAGACGGTCGTGACCGACGACCGGACGGCGGTCGGAGGTGAGGCGTCCGGCCGACAGCAGTCCGCAACCGGCGATCGAGGGCGCTCGGCCGCTGGCCAGTCGGCGAATCACGGCACGGGGCTCCCGGCGGGCCTTCGCCGCCCAGTCCACGGCCTGTACCGGTACGCCCGTGTCTGGGGGTTGATACTCTGTTTCGCTGCCTTCACCATCCTCGGCTTACTGATCGAACTGGAACTGTACGCGCGTTTGACCGGCGAGACGCCGTCGACCGGGGTGACCTGGGGAATGCTCGTCGGCGCCGTCGGCATCGGATACTACGGCCAGCGGACGGTGCGGCGGTGGGTCGGCCGTGGGCGGGCCCGTCTGACCCGGTCGTAGGGGCGGCGACCGAGACGAAGCACCTCCGTCGTCCGACACCCGCCGAGACGACCGTTTCAAAACTATCGTCAAGCTGAATTTCGATATTACTAACTCGTTCGGGGAGGAATCCCGCCATCGATGGTGGGGTTGACGACGATCGTCGGGGGCTTCGTGGGGCTCATCGTAGCCTACAGTGGCGTCAGGTACGCAGGCCACGTCGAGCAACACGTTCTCGAGGCCGACGAGCGCTGCGAGCGGGCGTGGGCGAACGTCGAAGTCCTCCTCGAACGGCGCGCCGACGAAGTCGGGTCGCTGGTCGACCTCGCCGCCGAACACGCCGGACACGAGCAGGCCGTGCTCCAGCAGGTGCTCGACGCGCGCGAACGCGCCCTCGAGGCCCAGCAACCCGCCGAGGCCGCCGACGCGAGCATCGAGATCCGGGAGGCACTCGCCGAACTGTTCTCGACGGCCGACGCGGTCCCGTCGTTGCAGTCGGCCGACCGATTCGACGAGATTCGCGATAGCCTCACCTCGATCGAGCGCCGCCTCGAGAATCGCCGCGAGCACTACAACGAGGCGGTCGCCGCCTACAACGTTCGGATCGCCCGGTTTCCTGAACGCCTGGCCGCGTCGCGCCACGGGCTCGAATCGCGCGAGCCGTTCCGCGCGTCCGATCGGGCACACGAGCGCGTCGACATCCGCGATCGCTTCGACGTGTCGATCCCCACGCCGACGGCAGGTGACGAGTCCACTCCCGACGGGCAGCCAGTCGAGTCAGACGGCACGCCGTCGGACGCCGACGAGCACACCTCCGGGTGAGCGGTCGTGATTCTCGTCGCCTTCCTCTACGTGGGGGTCCTCGTCTTCTCGTTTCTCGGTATCTTCTACGGGATCGTCGTCGTCCTGAACGGGTTCAAACGCTACCGGCAGGCGGTCCTGATCGCAGATACGCCGGCGTCGAAACTCGACTCGGTCGCGACGGGCCCGGCGGCCGTCAGCGGTACGGTGGAGCCGACCCGTCGACCGCTCGTCGTGCCGATCGTCGAACGGCCGTGCGTCGCCTACGAGCTGACGGTCTCCGACGCGGGCGCCGGTTCGACCCGAACGCCCTGCGAAGAACGACGGCACCTCTCGTTCGCACTCCGGGACGAGACCGACACCGTTCGCGTGACCGCTGATGCCGTGGCCGACGCGGACGTCGATCTCACCCTCGATCGCCAGCGAGAACTGGAAGTCAAGAGCTTCGAGGAGTCGCCCGCTCCCGTCGCGAGGTTCGAGCGCGATCGGAACCTGCCCTCGCGCGGGATGACGTTCGACCGGACGTACGAACTCAGCTGGATCGAACCGGGTGACGAGATCTACGTCTACGGGCGCGTCGAACCCGACACGACGGCAGCGACGCCGGACGGGAACCGACCAGCCGATTATCACGCCAAAAAGCGCGTCGCAGCCGGAGCGGACGCCCCGGAGCCGTTCCTCTCGAACAAGGTGCCTGAAGCGATCCTCACCGAACGCAAGTACGGCCTTGCAAAGGCGCTCGCGAAGGGGATCGTCGTCGCCGCCGTCTCGCTGCCCGTCTTCCTCTTCGTCTCAGGCATCGCTCCGGTCTTCCTCGCAGGGTGACCGAGAACGGAGTACTCGGCGCGAGTGGGTGCTTGAGCGAATTTGGAGCAGCCGGGACGCCTCGCCGTGTCGGGTTATACGATCTGGTTTCGCGTACCCCACCACATGAGCGCGTCGACCGGTCGTGAGCGAAGCGGCGTGCCGTGGCGGTCGCGGGTGTTCTGGACCGTTCTCGCGAGCACCGTCGTCGTGCCGCTGGGCGTGCCGCTCGTGAGTTCGCTGTTGCCGCTCATGCGGGACGCGTTCGCGGTGTCGGACGTGCGAGCCGGTTACGTGCTCAGCATCTACTTCGTGCCGGGGATCTTCCTCTCGCCGCTCATCGGGCGGTTGCTGGACCGTGTCGGACGTCGTCCCGTCCTCCTCGGCAGTCTCGTCTCGTTCGGAGTCGTCGGGGCGATCATCCCCTTTCTGGGCGGCTTTACGCTCGTCCTGGGGGCGCGACTGGGACAGGGTGTGGCCGCCGCGGGCATCTTCGTGACGACGGTGACGATCGTCGCAGACGCCTTCGAAGGCCCACAGCGTAACACCGTCTTCGGGATCAACGTCGCGATCCTCTCGACCGGACGCACCCTATATCCCGTCCTCGGCGGGACGCTCGCGCTGTACGGGTGGAAAGTGCCGTTCGCGTGTTACCTGCTCGCCGTCGGCGCCGCCCTGTTCGTCGCGCGGGAGTTCGAGGAATCGGCGGACACGAACGGATCGACGAGTGTGGACGATTCGACCGAACGGGCGACGATTCGACGAGCTATCGGAGAACTCTCCGTTCGCCGCACGATCCAGCTGTACGGGGCGACGATCCTCGCGGAGACGGTCGTCTTCGGGACGCTCATGACGACGCTCCCCTTTCTCCTCGCGAGGGACTTCGACGCCTCGGCCGCGACGATCGGCGCGGTGATCGCCACGGCGATGCTCGCGTCGGCTGCCGTCGCCGCGGCGAACGGTCACCTCGCCCAGCGGTACGCGAACCGCTCGCTCGTCGCCCTCGGCTTTTGTTGCTTCGGCCTGGGACTCCTCGGCATCGGGGTCGCTTCCTCGCTGCGCACTATCGATGCGCTGGCGTTCGTGTTCGGTGTCGGAATCGGTCTCGTGCTCCCCTCCGTCGACGCTGCGATCAGTCGGTCCGTCTCCGCGGCGTCGAACGCGAGTGCGATGAGCCTGCGGAACAGCGCGACCGGCCTGGGGCGAGCCTCCGGGCCGATCCTCTTCACCGGACTGGCCACCCAGACCGGGTATCGGAGTCTGTTCACCCTGACAGGAGTCGCGACGCTCGCACTCGGGCTGGGATTTCTGGTGCTCCGGCGGGCACGAACCAGCAACTGAGCGGGCGAAGGGAAGACTGCTCTTCGCTCGTCGAAGACGGCTATTCGGCGACGAAGGTCGAACCGGGCATTCCTCGGATTCACCAAGCTTATGCCCCCTATCCCCAACCCGACGACATGAACGAGACGCTCCCAAAAGATCGCTCGCCGGAGCCGATCACCGTCGAGTCGATGGCGACGGACCTCCAGGAACTTGGTGTCCAGACGGGCCAAACGATACTCGTCCACGGCTCCCTCTCGGAACTCGGCTGGGTCTGTGGCGGCCCGCAGGCCGTCGTCGACGCCCTCCAGCGCGTCGTCGGCGCGGACGGCACGATCGTGATGCCGACGCACTCACCGGGGAACATGAACCCGGCCGACATGGGACATCCGCCGGTGCCCGAATCGTGGTACGACACCGTCCGCGAGACGATGCCGCCCTACCGCCCCGAGTCGACGCCGACGCAGGGGATGGGTGCGATCGCCGAGTGCTTCCGGAACTATGCCGACGTGGTGCGAAGCGACCATCCACAGCACTCCTTCGCCGCGTGGGGTGCCGAGGCCGAATACGTGACCGACGATCACGCCTTAGAGAACTCGCTCGGCGAAAGTTCCCCGCTGGCCAGGGTCTACGAGCTCGAGGGCGACGTCTGCTTCCTCGGGACGACCCACGCCACCAACACCTCGCTCCACCTCGCCGAGTACCGCGTCGACCTCGATCTCGGGACGGCGCCACAGCAATCCGCGATCCTCGTCGACGGCGAACGTGAGTGGGTCGAGTGGGACGACATCGACTTTACGGACGAGGACTTCTCCGAGTGCGGAGAGGCCTTCGAACGCGAGCACCCGGAGGCGTTCGAGTCCGGGACCGTCGGCGTCGGTGACGCAACGCTACTCTCGCAACCGGCCCTCGTCGACTTCGCGGTCGAGTGGTTCGAAGCGAATCGGTGACCGGCGCTACCCGTCCGTCGAATGTTCACCCCGCCGAGCACGCGCTTTCAGGTGCTCGGCAAACTCGGAGAGGTTCATCGCGGCCGCACAGCCCGGACAGCACAGGCGTTCTGCGGTCTGGTAGTCGTGCGACAGCGCGGCCGGCGGCTCGGAGACGAGCCGAAAGAGCCGCGCCGGTTCCACGTCCCGATCACACCGATAGCACTCCCGATTCGGAGTCCTGTCGCCGGTTCCGTCGCTCGTTCGCTCGACGGATGTCATCCGAGTGTCCTCCGCGGTGGCCCAGCTGACCAGCCAGCGGCACTCGGCCCCCCATCCCCGAAACCGAAACTCTGCGACGGATAGCGATACGACTCTCTAGGTAACGGGCGTGCGAGACCTTTTTGTCTCGATAGTGTCTTTCGGAACATGGCTGACAAAATCCCTGCTACAGGATTTGGAAGCCACGTCCCGGGTGTCTCTAGCACCCGGGGCACTTTCGTACCCGAACGGACGGAGCTTCCGTCTGTATCATTGACGTAATGGATAATATAGTTACTGGTGGTCGTGTGCAAACAACCCGAGCTTCCAGACAACAGACGTCGCGTGACGCTCCATCCAGGCCGCTACGGTCGCGTTTCGGCGATCTCCACGATCGCCCCCGCGAGCGTGTCAATGCCGTGCTGGATCGTGGGCTCGTCCACGTCGAATGTGGCGGTGTGGTGGCCGCCGGGGTGGTCAGTGCCCACGCCGACGTAGGCGGCGAGGCCGCCGTTGTCCTGGACCTCTTTCATGAGGAAAGTGGCGTCCTCGCTGCCGCCGAGGCCGGCCGCGTCGACGACCGTGTCGACGCCGTCGACCCCTTCTGCGACCGAGCCGACGATCTCGCGGAGTTCGTCGTCGCTCGCGGCGCTCGGTGCCTCGGCGCCGATAGTGATCTCGACCTCGCAATCGTGCATGTCGGCAGCCGACTCGAAGACGCGCTCCACGCTGTCGCTCATGTATCGCATGAGGTCGGTCGTCTGGCCCCGGACTTCGGCGACGATGCTGATCTCCTCGGCGACGATGTTCGCGGCGGTCCCGCCCTCGACGACGCCGATGTTGACCCGCGTCGGCCCGTCGGAGTTGCGCGGGATCGCGTAGGCGTTCTGGATCGCGGTGCCGAGCGCCTGCATGGCGTTGCGGCCCGCCTCCGGTTCGGCACCGGCGTGGGCGGGTTCGCCGGTGAACGTCGCTTCGAGGTGGCGCACGGCGAGGAAGTCCTCGATGCCGGCGACGACGGTGCCGGTGGGGTGGTCGAGCCCGACGTGCGTCGCGAGGAGGTAGTCGACGTCCCGGATGTGCTCGCTCTTGGCCATCGACTTGCCGCCGCCGATGACCTCCTCCGCGGGCTGGAAGAAGACCTTGAGCGTGCCCTGGAAGTCCTCGTCGTCTGCGACGGCTTCGAGCGCGCCGATTCCGATCGCGGCGTGGGCGTCGTGGCCGCAGGCGTGCATGGACTCGCCGGTCGCTGACCGGAAGCCCTCCGCTGCGGGCAGGTGATCGTCGGTGTCTGCCTCCTCTCGCGGGAGCCCGTCGATGTCGACGCGGAGGCCGATCGTCGGTCCCTCGCCGCGTTCGATCACCGCGACGGCACCCGTGTAGCCGCCTTCGAGCTGGGCGAGGACGTCGGGGTCGGCACCGGCATCACGGGCGCGGTCGTACCACCGTTCGAGCTCCGCGTCGTCCGGGACGGCGAGGCGATTGTCGCCGTCGATCGCGTCGGGGCCGACGTAGAGGGCGTCGAGGTCGAGTTGCTGGAGTCGGTCGACGATGCGCGCCGTCGTCTCGAACTCACGCCAGGCGGGTTCGGGGTGACGATGCAGCTCGCGACGAAGGGCCACGGGATCGATCGAAGACATACTGGAGTGGTAGCTGGTGACACGTAAAATCGTGCCGACTCCGGCGAAGGGGCGTGGTGAGCGAGGGCGACACGGGCGATCGGCAGCCGAACACTGCGACCGGATCGTGAGTGGCCAGGTTCCGCACGTGGGCAGGTTCCTCAGGCGCCCTGGACCTGTTCGACCTCGACCTCGACGTGGACCGAGTCAGGGAACGAGCGGCCTGCGACGTCGCGGGCGAACGTCTGGTAGCCGTGGATCTCGAGCTCGCGAGTGAAGACGGTGTAGGACCAGGGCGACGACTGCCGGTCGTCGTCGGCGTGGAGACGCTGGTGCTGTGGGACCGAGAAGTGATCCGGTGGATGGGTGTGTGGTCCTTTCAGCGCCGCCCCTTTCCGTTCGGCTGTGCGTTTGATGTCGTCGACCACGCCATCGAGAGCGGCCCGGTCGCCGCTCTGAAGCGTGAGGCACGTAACGAAGGTCATAGATACTGCGCTAGTCCGTCCGGCGAGCCTAAAAACCTCCCGAGATGGGATCGTCAGTCCGATATTCTCATTACGGCTCGGCCGGTACAGCCTGCAATGGCAGTCGAAGCTACGAGCGCAGGCGCGATCCTCTTCCGCGACACGCGGGGCCGGCGCGAGTATCTTCTGCTCAAGAGTCGCCCGGGTGACTGGGAGTTTCCGAAGGGCGGCGTCGAGGGAGACGAAGAACTACAGCAGACGGCGATCCGCGAAGTTAAAGAAGAGGCAGGGATAGCAGACTTTCGACTACTCGACGGCTTCCGCGAGGACTACAGCTACGTCTTCGAGGCGAACGGGAACACCATCCACAAGACGGTCCACCTGTTCATCGCTCGCTCGTTCGAGGCGAGTGCCGAGCTGTCGAACGAACACCGCGACCTCCAGTGGCGCGATTACGAGCAGGCAATCAACACCGTCACACAGGACGGGCCGCGCGAGATCCTGGAGCGAGCACACGAACACATCGACACGCTGGAGGAAGAACAGCAGCAACAGTAACCCCGCAAAGGGGAGCGAAACCCCAGCAACGGAGAACGCAACCCCCAGCAAAGCGGACCCACGCGGCACCCAGACGGCGGACACCGAACAGCGACCCCGTCCGACCCGCCACCCGGAGCGACGTCCATCGACCACCTACCCGATTCGTCCACAGAGCGACTGCCCGGTGCGGTCATCGACCGACTACCTGGTGCGAACCGTCGACCGACGGCTGAGCTCGTGCCGTCGGGCGAGCGCCACGGCTGCCGGCCGTCCTCGTAAGGACTTTACTTCCGTTGTCCCTCTTCGGACGTGAATGCTAGAGGCCGCCGTGTCCGACGTGCTAGACGAGGACTGGGCCGACCGGACGACTGTCGGCTGGTTTCTCGCCCTCCCGTTCGTCGCGGCCATCGGTATCTGGGCAATCTTCGATCACCAGCTATCGGTCCCGATCGGCGCGATCGGTCTCCTCCTGTTGATCGGCTACGGGCGTCACGTCGTCCTCGGCTCCGTCGTCGACCCGGAGCTGCCGGCCGTTGGCGATATCGGCGGACTCGCGAAATCGGTGCTGGTCGGCGGCGCCGTCGTGATCGGACTCGTCGGCGTTCCGACGGGACTTGCCGTCCTCGCACTCTGGGCCGACGCGAGCCCGATCGCCACGGCGGTTTCCGAGTTGACCGCTGCCACGGTCGTCGCGGTCGTCTTCCTCGCCGGGGCGTACCTCACACCAGCGGCCCTGGCCGTAAGCGGGCGCCGCCTGAGAGTCGCCGAGTCATCGGCCGGTGACCGGCGTGCGTCTCGCACCGACGCACTCGTCGCGATCGTCTCGAGTCGCGATTACGGGATCGCGACGCTGCAGGCGATTCTCGCACTCTTCGCCATCGGTGCGGCCACGCTGATGTTGATCGTGACCGTGTTCGGCCTGGCCGTCCTGCCAGCGGTCGTCTACCTGGCAGTCGCCGTCTCCGCGCGGCGGTACGCCTACGCGGTGGATCGAGCGCTCGATCCGCGTGCCGTCGACGAACTCGAAGACCGGACGGTTTCGTGGCTGTAGCCGGTCGGCTGGACCGCACGCCGAGCCGCAAGGCTTTCGCCGTGCAGTTCGAACGACGTGTGTGAGCACGCCGTCGAACGAGTTTGCCTTCGAGTTACGCGTCTGTCGATGGGCCGAGCGCCACTGGCCTCCCGACGGTGAGCGAGCGGGCCCCGTCATCGTCGCCCGACAGTTCGGGGCCGCCGGCAGGCGCTGGGATACGATCGTGATCGAGTGCGATCCGGACGAACTCGGCGAGCGAGCAGCCTTCGGCCAGGAGCGGCTGGACGGCGACCTCCTCGACGTCGTGCGGTACGCGCCGGCCGAGTGGGCCTACTATCGGGAGGCGCTGCCGGACCCCGGCTATCCGTGGCGGTACGTCCGGGAATCGATCCATCGAGCCGACGACCGGGGGATTCTCGAGACGCGCCGGCGTGGCAACCGAATCGAGATTCGCCGGCGCTTCTCGTACCCCGACTGGGTCGAGCGAATCGTCGCCATCGAGAACAAACCGGATCTGGACGCCAGCGCGGCCCGCGCGCTGTCCGACCAGCTAGAGCGGGACGTCGCGATGGGACTCGCGGACGAGGTCTGGATCGCGATCGAAGCCGACGACGACCGCGTCTCGGCGGCACTCTTCGAGGACGTCCCCGTCGAAGCCGGGATCGTCGAGGTGGATTCGACCGCGCTCACTGCCGACGTCGCGTGGTACCCGCGCACGCTGGCGGTCGATCGACCGGGGACACGAATCCTCGAGCGACCCGACGGTGGCGCACACGACGCCTCCGCGGCGCAGTTCGAGTACGTGGAAGCGAGCGAGAAACGAGAGAGACGGCTCGAGATCGCCGAACGCGCCTACGAACGCGGCTGGCGGTCGTACGTCGACACGATGCGACCCGACTGCCGCCACTTCGAGGGACGCACCGACGGGCAGCTACTCCCGTACTGTCGAGCGAAGGGGCGCCAGCCGACCGCACGGGAGTGTGCCGGAAGCTGTCCGGCCTTCGAACCGGAGCCGCCGACGTGGCGAACCAGGGGGTGGCCGATCGAGGGCGGCCCAGGCGCGCGAATAAAACAGATTCTGGCCGATCGACGGGAGCGGCGGCGATAGCGCACTTTCACCTACGTATTCTCTTCGATGAAGTCGACGACGTCGGTCGCGACCTTCGCCTCCTGACCAACGAAGAAGTGGTCGGCCGACCACTCGACGAGGTCGGCACCCCGTTCGGCCGCGGCGTCGCGAACGGGTTGCCAGTCAGCGGTCTCGTCACGAGTGCCGTAGACGACCTGCAGCGGGACCGCCTCGTCGAGCGATCGAACGGCGTCCGCGACGTCGAGCTCCGGGGCGATGGTCGCGGCCGGTGCCAGCGCGGAGACGCAGGCGACGGGCGTCTCGACGGACGCGCTCGCCAGGATCGCCTGCGAGGCGCCGAAGCTGAAGCCGAAACAGGCGACCGTCTCCGCCCGGTCGCTCGCCCAGCGAAGGGCGTTTCGCACGTCCTCGCGCTCGCCGTAGCCCTCGTCCCAGTCGCCGTAATCGATGCGAAGGCAGCCGACGTCGCGGTCCGCCAGCGCGTCGGCGACGGCTCGCAGTCGCCGGTCCGTTCGGGAACCGCCGTGCTGTGGGTGTGGCGGGCAGGCGACGACGAGGACGTCCGGGGCTTCCGGGCCGTCGAGCGTCCCACGGACGTCCCGCGCGCCGGGGATCAGGACGTCCGTCTCCGCGCCGGTGTCAGTCTCGTCCATACGCGTCGGTCGTCGCCGGGTGCCCTTGAACCCGTTCGATCCTGCGCCGAAGTGGTCCGAAGTCACGCGAGACCTGCCAGCTTGCCGGGACAACGTGTGTGATGTTTTTAAGTAACGGGAACAACAGATACCAGTATGGGCATCCTCTCTCGGACATCCTACATCATCAAATCGAAGGTGAACTCGATCCTCAACCGGGCCGAGGATCCGACCGACACGCTCGATTACTCCTACGAGCAGATGCGTGATCAACTCCAGCAGGTAAAGCGGGGGATCGCAGATCTGACGACGCAGAAAAAGCGCCTCGAGATGCAAAAGCGCCGGCTCGAGGAGAACGTCGACAAGCACAACCAGCAGGCGCGTACGGCGGTCGAACAGGACCGCGAGGATCTGGCACGCAAGGCCCTAGAGAAGAAGAAGGCCAAGATGAACCAGATCGAGGAGCTCGAACGCCAGATTTCGAACCTGCAGAACCAGCAGGACCAGCTCGTCGAGCAGAAGGACACCCTCCAGACGCGCATCGAAGAGTTCCGCACGAAAAAAGAGACGATGAAGGCCCGCTACTCGGCCGCCGAGGCGAGTACGACCGTCAACGAGGCGATGACGGCGACGGGCGAGGAGTTCGAGGACGTCGGTCGCGCGATCGAACGCGCCGAGGAGCAGACC containing:
- a CDS encoding aminoglycoside N(3)-acetyltransferase gives rise to the protein MNETLPKDRSPEPITVESMATDLQELGVQTGQTILVHGSLSELGWVCGGPQAVVDALQRVVGADGTIVMPTHSPGNMNPADMGHPPVPESWYDTVRETMPPYRPESTPTQGMGAIAECFRNYADVVRSDHPQHSFAAWGAEAEYVTDDHALENSLGESSPLARVYELEGDVCFLGTTHATNTSLHLAEYRVDLDLGTAPQQSAILVDGEREWVEWDDIDFTDEDFSECGEAFEREHPEAFESGTVGVGDATLLSQPALVDFAVEWFEANR
- a CDS encoding MFS transporter; this encodes MSASTGRERSGVPWRSRVFWTVLASTVVVPLGVPLVSSLLPLMRDAFAVSDVRAGYVLSIYFVPGIFLSPLIGRLLDRVGRRPVLLGSLVSFGVVGAIIPFLGGFTLVLGARLGQGVAAAGIFVTTVTIVADAFEGPQRNTVFGINVAILSTGRTLYPVLGGTLALYGWKVPFACYLLAVGAALFVAREFEESADTNGSTSVDDSTERATIRRAIGELSVRRTIQLYGATILAETVVFGTLMTTLPFLLARDFDASAATIGAVIATAMLASAAVAAANGHLAQRYANRSLVALGFCCFGLGLLGIGVASSLRTIDALAFVFGVGIGLVLPSVDAAISRSVSAASNASAMSLRNSATGLGRASGPILFTGLATQTGYRSLFTLTGVATLALGLGFLVLRRARTSN
- a CDS encoding DUF5787 family protein is translated as MSTPSNEFAFELRVCRWAERHWPPDGERAGPVIVARQFGAAGRRWDTIVIECDPDELGERAAFGQERLDGDLLDVVRYAPAEWAYYREALPDPGYPWRYVRESIHRADDRGILETRRRGNRIEIRRRFSYPDWVERIVAIENKPDLDASAARALSDQLERDVAMGLADEVWIAIEADDDRVSAALFEDVPVEAGIVEVDSTALTADVAWYPRTLAVDRPGTRILERPDGGAHDASAAQFEYVEASEKRERRLEIAERAYERGWRSYVDTMRPDCRHFEGRTDGQLLPYCRAKGRQPTARECAGSCPAFEPEPPTWRTRGWPIEGGPGARIKQILADRRERRR
- a CDS encoding Zn-dependent protease, with translation MAIFPPTRRPTVDLVVFGDEPVDMVPIARRTLRERFGVDPGVRRIEPVDYYADLVAPAGFDEPTYYPATELLDPTKEASEADREIGLVADPLILDEQPRIFGVALVGESPAVITSDPLTDGGDRFETRVEKQVTKQLGHLFGIETTHAGCVFEETPTLYDLDESPPTFCESCHARLTDPTTSPKPADWFVRDTRVYREVTGDDSRDGPAKGVEEPVAIRDEKSETVVTDDRTAVGGEASGRQQSATGDRGRSAAGQSANHGTGLPAGLRRPVHGLYRYARVWGLILCFAAFTILGLLIELELYARLTGETPSTGVTWGMLVGAVGIGYYGQRTVRRWVGRGRARLTRS
- a CDS encoding PspA/IM30 family protein; translated protein: MGILSRTSYIIKSKVNSILNRAEDPTDTLDYSYEQMRDQLQQVKRGIADLTTQKKRLEMQKRRLEENVDKHNQQARTAVEQDREDLARKALEKKKAKMNQIEELERQISNLQNQQDQLVEQKDTLQTRIEEFRTKKETMKARYSAAEASTTVNEAMTATGEEFEDVGRAIERAEEQTQDMEARSAAMDELRETGAFDEVLTDKDQIDRELDQLSTDSGVEAELETLKSEVGDESAADESTSESDATTEEVDADVEAELSEIQEEEG
- a CDS encoding bis(5'-nucleosyl)-tetraphosphatase: MAVEATSAGAILFRDTRGRREYLLLKSRPGDWEFPKGGVEGDEELQQTAIREVKEEAGIADFRLLDGFREDYSYVFEANGNTIHKTVHLFIARSFEASAELSNEHRDLQWRDYEQAINTVTQDGPREILERAHEHIDTLEEEQQQQ
- a CDS encoding alpha/beta hydrolase, producing MDETDTGAETDVLIPGARDVRGTLDGPEAPDVLVVACPPHPQHGGSRTDRRLRAVADALADRDVGCLRIDYGDWDEGYGEREDVRNALRWASDRAETVACFGFSFGASQAILASASVETPVACVSALAPAATIAPELDVADAVRSLDEAVPLQVVYGTRDETADWQPVRDAAAERGADLVEWSADHFFVGQEAKVATDVVDFIEENT
- a CDS encoding LemA family protein: MVGLTTIVGGFVGLIVAYSGVRYAGHVEQHVLEADERCERAWANVEVLLERRADEVGSLVDLAAEHAGHEQAVLQQVLDARERALEAQQPAEAADASIEIREALAELFSTADAVPSLQSADRFDEIRDSLTSIERRLENRREHYNEAVAAYNVRIARFPERLAASRHGLESREPFRASDRAHERVDIRDRFDVSIPTPTAGDESTPDGQPVESDGTPSDADEHTSG
- a CDS encoding amidohydrolase — encoded protein: MSSIDPVALRRELHRHPEPAWREFETTARIVDRLQQLDLDALYVGPDAIDGDNRLAVPDDAELERWYDRARDAGADPDVLAQLEGGYTGAVAVIERGEGPTIGLRVDIDGLPREEADTDDHLPAAEGFRSATGESMHACGHDAHAAIGIGALEAVADDEDFQGTLKVFFQPAEEVIGGGKSMAKSEHIRDVDYLLATHVGLDHPTGTVVAGIEDFLAVRHLEATFTGEPAHAGAEPEAGRNAMQALGTAIQNAYAIPRNSDGPTRVNIGVVEGGTAANIVAEEISIVAEVRGQTTDLMRYMSDSVERVFESAADMHDCEVEITIGAEAPSAASDDELREIVGSVAEGVDGVDTVVDAAGLGGSEDATFLMKEVQDNGGLAAYVGVGTDHPGGHHTATFDVDEPTIQHGIDTLAGAIVEIAETRP
- a CDS encoding 30S ribosomal protein S10; this translates as MTFVTCLTLQSGDRAALDGVVDDIKRTAERKGAALKGPHTHPPDHFSVPQHQRLHADDDRQSSPWSYTVFTRELEIHGYQTFARDVAGRSFPDSVHVEVEVEQVQGA